Proteins from a genomic interval of Pogoniulus pusillus isolate bPogPus1 chromosome 30, bPogPus1.pri, whole genome shotgun sequence:
- the PIWIL1 gene encoding piwi-like protein 1 yields the protein MTGRARARARGRPPAQGTALPAVGAAAAQQTVPCQQPHQPRALPAIAEEPVSRGRQRQARSAPRDQKEKKPEGLQVSAGLQISAGLQELSLADRGGYHRDFHDLGVNTRQTIEHVQESKTGTSGTVVKLVANYFRVMSRPQWALYQYHVCYSPEMEARRLRSALLFQHENLLGKTHAFDGSILFLPKRLDNKVTEVFSRTRNGENVKITITLTNELPPSSPTCLHFYNIIFRRILKMLNLQQIGRNYYNPNDPISIPNHRLMVWPGFTSSILQYEENIMLCADVSYKVLRSETVLDFMYSLYYQVEEQRFRDACAKELIGLIVLTKYNNKTYRIDGIDWDGKPEHIFRKADGTEISFVDYYKRQYNQEITDLNQPVLISQPKRRAIGLTGPVVLIPELCFLTGLTEKMRNDFNMMKDLSIHTRLPPEQRQREIGRLRDYIQNDENVQKELQDWGLNFDSNLLSFPGRVVQGEKILQSGNVFDYNPQLADWSKETRGAPLICPKPLDNWVLMYTRRNYDVANALVQNLFKVTPSMGIKMKRATMIEVDDRTEAYLRAIQESITHDTNIAVFILSSSRKDKYDAIKKYLCTDCPIPSQCVLARTLSKPQTAMAVATKIALQMNCKMGGELWTVEIPLKQVMIVGIDCYHDTLAGKQSIAGFVASMNQTMSRWFSRCAVQTRGQELVDGLKACLQTALREWFKWNKCLPSRIIVYRDGVGDGQLSALVSYEVPQFLDCLKSVGKDYNPRLTVIVVKKRMNTRFFVRYGEALKNPPPGTVVDVEVTRPEWYDFFIVSQAVRNGCVAPTHYNVVYDTSKLKPDHMQRLTYKLCHLYYNWPGVIRVPAPCQYAHKLAFLVGQSIHKEPNLLLSDRLYYL from the exons ATGACAGGAAGAGCTAGAGCCAGAGCAAGAGGAAGACCTCCAGCACAGGGGACTGCTCTTCCCGCTGTTGGGGCTGCAGCT GCTCAACAGACTGTGCCATGTCAGCAACCTCATCAGCCACGAGCTCTTCCTGCAATAGCAGAGGAGCCTGTTAGCAGAGGACGACAGAGGCAAGCTCGCAGCGCTCCACGAGaccaaaaggagaaaaaaccaGAAG GATTACAGGTTTCTGCAGGACTTCAGATTTCTGCAGGACTTCAGGAACTGTCTTTAGCAGATAGGGGTGGATATCACAGAGATTTCCATGACCTCGGGGTAAATACTCGGCAAACCATAGAACATGTGCAAGAATCTAAAACTG GTACTTCAGGTACTGTGGTAAAACTGGTTGCAAATTACTTTCGTGTGATGTCTCGACCACAGTGGGCTTTATATCAGTACCACGTTTGTTACAGTCCCGAGATGGAAGCCCGCCGCCTTCGATCAGCTTTGCTTTTTCAGCACGAAAACTTACTTGGAAAGACGCATGCATTTGATGGATCAATATTATTCTTGCCAAAAAGACTAGACAATAAG GTGACTGAAGTGTTTAGTAGGACTCGAAATGGAGAGAATGTGAAGATAACAATCACGTTGACTAATGAGTTGCCACCTTCTTCACCTACATGTCTACATTTTTACAACATAATTTTTAGAAG GATTCTGAAGATGCTGAACTTGCAGCAGATTGGACGCAATTATTACAACCCCAATGACCCAATCTCCATCCCTAATCACAG GTTGATGGTTTGGCCAGGCTTCACAAGCTCTATCCTTCAGTACGAGGAAAACATTATGTTATGTGCAGATGTCAGCTACAAGGTTCTTCGCAGTGAAACAGTGTTGGATTTTATGTACAGTCTGTATTACCAGGTTGAAGAGCAAAGATTTAGAGATGCCTGTGCTAAAGAGCTGATAGGTTTAATTGTTCTTACAAA GTACAATAACAAAACCTACAGGATTGATGGCATTGATTGGGATGGCAAACCAGAGCATATCTTTAGAAAAGCAGATGGTACTGAGATCAGCTTTGTGGACTACTACAAGAGG CAATACAATCAAGAAATTACTGACTTGAACCAGCCTGTCTTGATCAGTCAGCCTAAGAGGAGAGCCATCGGTCTGACAGGCCCTGTGGTTTTAATTCCAGAGCTGTGCTTCCTAACAG GATTAACTGAGAAGATGCGTAATGATTTTAATATGATGAAAGACTTGTCTATTCATACACGGCTGCCACCTGAGCAAAGGCAACGTGAAATTGGAAGACTCAGAGACTACATCCAAAA tgatGAAAATGTTCAGAAGGAACTCCAAGACTGGGGCTTAAACTTCGATTCTAATTTATTATCCTTTCCAGGAAGAGTTGTTCAGGGAGAAAAGATCCTTCAATCAGGAAATGTG TTTGATTACAACCCTCAGTTGGCTGACTGGTCAAAGGAAACCAGAGGAGCTCCCTTAATCTGTCCAAAGCCACTGGATAACTGGGTGTTAATGTACACACGGCGCAACTATGATGTTGCTAATGCATTAGTTCAGAATCTGTTTAAAGTCACACCATCTATGGGAATCAAAATGAAACGGGCAACAAT gATAGAAGTAGATGACAGGACAGAAGCTTATCTGAGAGCTATACAAGAAAGTATTACACATGACACAAACATA GCAGTTTTTATTTTATCTAGTTCCCGAAAAGATAAATACGATGCTATCAAGAAATACTTATGTACAGATTGTCCCATCCCAAGTCAGTGTGTGCTTGCTCGCACTTTAAGCAAGCCTCAGACAGCTATGGCAGTAGCCACAAAAATTGCTTTACAAATGAACTGTAAAATGGGTGGAGAACTTTGGACTGTTGAGATCCCA CTGAAGCAAGTAATGATTGTGGGAATTGATTGTTATCATGACACTTTAGCTGGGAAGCAGTCAATTGCAGGATTTGTTGCTAGCATGAATCAAACAATGTCACG gtGGTTCTCGCGCTGTGCTGTTCAAACTCGTGGACAAGAACTTGTGGATGGGCTCAAAGCCTGCTTGCAAA CTGCTCTAAGAGAATGGTTCAAGTGGAATAAGTGTTTGCCCTCTCGTATTATTGTGTATCGCGATGGTGTAGGAGATGGACAGCTGAGCGCTTTGGTTAGTTATGAAGTACCTCAGTTTCTGGATTGCTTGAAGAGTGTGGGCAAAGACTACAA tCCACGACTTACTGTGATAGTTGTGAAGAAACGAATGAATACCAGGTTCTTTGTACGGTATGGTGAAGCACTTAAAAACCCACCCCCGGGTACTGTGGTTGATGTGGAGGTTACCAGACCAGAATG GTATGATTTCTTTATTGTGAGCCAGGCTGTGAGAAATGGTTGTGTTGCACCGACTCATTATAATGTTGTTTATGACACCAGCAAACTGAAACCAGATCATATGCAACGTTTAACCTACAAACTTTGCCACTTGTACTATAACTGGCCG GGTGTTATCAGAGTACCTGCTCCTTGCCAATATGCTCATAAACTGGCTTTCCTCGTCGGTCAGAGTATTCACAAAGAACCAAACCTCCTGCTTTCAGACAGGCTTTACTACCTTTGA